A part of Acidimicrobiales bacterium genomic DNA contains:
- a CDS encoding homocysteine S-methyltransferase family protein produces the protein MAGSFPQQQEGLRYLTEGGQETEIMYKFGFELPEFALFPLLDDPRAVTELRGMYERYLETACEHGFGALMGGLDYRASPDWAGLLGYSPEALAELQLRAIDFLREVARPCVDQLPALMFVGIVGPRGDAYSLDQRMTPEQAEQYHSTQIATLATAEVDLVEAMTFNSVPEAVGVARAAARAGLPASILFTLDSNHRLHSGPTLKEAIEAVDAECGDDRPAFYGINCSHPLEFLPAIEPGDWFERVRCLRPNAATMDKISLCTLGHLESGDPVDLGQRMGAIAEQYPHIDIWGGCCGTWDTHLDEIARNVTTR, from the coding sequence ATGGCGGGTTCGTTCCCACAGCAGCAGGAGGGTCTGCGGTACCTGACCGAGGGGGGTCAGGAGACCGAGATCATGTACAAGTTCGGGTTCGAACTGCCCGAGTTCGCCCTGTTCCCGCTGCTCGACGATCCCCGTGCGGTCACTGAGCTGCGGGGGATGTACGAGCGCTACCTCGAGACCGCCTGCGAGCATGGGTTCGGCGCGTTGATGGGCGGCCTCGACTACCGAGCGAGCCCGGACTGGGCGGGACTGCTCGGCTACTCGCCCGAAGCGCTCGCCGAGTTGCAGCTGCGGGCCATCGACTTCCTGCGCGAGGTCGCCCGGCCGTGCGTCGACCAGTTGCCGGCGCTGATGTTCGTCGGCATCGTCGGACCACGAGGCGACGCATACTCGCTCGACCAGCGCATGACCCCGGAGCAGGCCGAGCAGTACCACTCGACCCAGATCGCCACACTGGCAACAGCCGAGGTGGACCTGGTCGAGGCCATGACCTTCAACAGCGTCCCTGAGGCGGTCGGCGTGGCCCGTGCCGCGGCCCGGGCCGGGTTGCCGGCATCGATCCTGTTCACGCTGGACAGCAACCACCGCCTCCACTCCGGGCCGACCCTGAAAGAAGCGATCGAGGCCGTCGACGCCGAATGCGGCGATGACCGCCCGGCGTTCTATGGGATCAACTGCTCGCACCCGCTCGAGTTCCTTCCGGCCATCGAGCCGGGCGACTGGTTCGAACGGGTCCGCTGCCTGCGCCCGAACGCCGCCACGATGGACAAGATCTCACTCTGCACGCTCGGCCACCTCGAGTCCGGCGACCCCGTGGACCTCGGCCAGCGCATGGGAGCCATCGCCGAGCAGTACCCACACATCGACATCTGGGGCGGATGCTGCGGCACTTGGGATACGCACCTGGACGAGATCGCCCGCAACGTCACGACGCGCTGA
- a CDS encoding GrpB family protein, with amino-acid sequence MRLAGDTVTPVYRRGVRVVVVPWSARWSIEFEAVRRELSEACSSIPVRSVEHVGSTSVPGLASKPILDVAVVVASDDVHAAIAALERVGYRHLGERGIPDRHAFSAPAHGPARHVYVTVDGSLALRNQLAVRDVLRRDPNLRRRYGELKLALASRDTDDMDAYVAAKSPVLQEVLRASGRFTASELETIAALNDVSGSG; translated from the coding sequence ATGCGGCTGGCGGGCGACACCGTAACGCCGGTTTATCGTCGGGGGGTGCGCGTCGTGGTGGTTCCGTGGAGCGCCCGGTGGTCGATCGAGTTCGAAGCGGTCAGGCGTGAACTCAGCGAGGCGTGCTCGTCGATTCCGGTGCGCTCGGTCGAGCATGTCGGCAGCACGTCGGTGCCGGGCCTGGCATCGAAGCCCATCCTCGACGTCGCGGTGGTCGTCGCCAGCGACGATGTCCATGCTGCGATCGCCGCGCTCGAGAGGGTGGGCTACCGCCACTTGGGGGAGCGGGGCATCCCTGATCGGCACGCGTTCTCGGCGCCAGCGCACGGGCCTGCTCGGCACGTGTACGTCACGGTCGACGGATCGCTGGCACTGCGGAACCAGCTCGCCGTGCGCGATGTCCTTCGGCGGGACCCCAACCTCCGCCGCCGTTACGGCGAGCTCAAGCTCGCACTCGCCAGCCGCGACACAGATGACATGGACGCCTACGTCGCAGCGAAGTCGCCCGTGCTCCAGGAGGTCCTGCGGGCTTCCGGACGCTTCACCGCCAGCGAACTCGAGACCATCGCCGCGTTGAACGACGTGTCAGGAAGCGGCTGA